Part of the Varibaculum massiliense genome is shown below.
CTGACGACTTTCCTGCCGGATAAGAATATAAGACGCAATATTCAGGCGCTATATAACGAAAAGTTCGAAATAACCCCGGCGGCGCGCAACTACACGAAGCTCGAAATATCAATAGATAGCAGCAGTGGCCCCTACCCGAGGTATAGAGGTAGCGCGGGGAAGATCATTCGCGGCGTGCTTCCGCAAGGAGCCCCCACATCCGGGATTATCGCCAATATTTGCGCTGGTGAACTCGATAAAGAGCTTGCGTCTTTAGCGCTGTATAACGGTTTAAGATATTCGCGGTACTGTGATGACTTGTTTTTCTCCCCGCGCCCTGACCATGAACATTTTGACCGCAGCTTCGCAGGTTTAATCATCCGTGACGTCAATCGAGCCGTACTAAAACATGGTTTTCGGATAAACCAAGGCAAAACCAGGGTAGTGCCGCCCGGGTCTAAGAAGCTGATATTAGGTCTGCAAGTGGACGACAGCGTCCGTCTAGATACCGCATTCAAGAAAAATATTGACTACCACATACGCGGAATTGCTAAATTTGGGCTTCAGCAACACGTGGCGCACACTAAAGGCACCCCGCCCCCAGTGTTGAGTTTCCTAAATCATCTGCAAGGATTAATCGCTTTTGCGAAAGGAATTGAGTATTGGTACGGGGAAACACGCGAAACAAACTTGAAAAGGGCATTATCGGTTGGCGAAGTAACGAGATAATCCCCGCATTGTTTTCCAAAGATCACTGAGATAACTACTCGTAATCCCGATTTAAAATAGGAGCTGATTGCCGGAATTCCTAAGATTTGTCAGAGAAAATAGGAAACACACAAACTCTAGGAAAAAACCAAGGACACTTTATCTCGGCGTACCTGGTTACAAACGAATTAAGGGTTAATTTAATGACGTGTGTTGTGTTACACTAATCGGTCACGTAACACTACGTTCCCGGAATCAAAACCAAAGAAAGGAAATTGGGATGAAGAGGAGACTCTCGCTGACGACCATTATCGCTTTTGTGGCATGCCTGTGCGTTTGCATACCGATGTTGACAGCTTGCGGGTCGAATAGCACGAAGGATGCTGGGTCGACTTCGAAAGCCGCCGACAACTCAAGCACCAAAACGGTGGTTGATGCCTATAATCGCAAAGTCGATGTGCCGGTCAATGCCAAAACCGCCGCAACCGTGGGCAGTGGCGCGCGCTTCGTAGTGTATGCCGGAGCGCAGGACAAGCTGATCGCGGTTACCGAGATGGAAACCAAACCGGAGATGAACCGCCCATACGCCATGGCGTATAAGGATTTGTTCGCAAGCCTGCCCGCCACCAGCAACGGCAACCATCTATTGGAGACTAACGTCAACGCCGAGCAGCTCATGGATCTGAAACCTGATGTCATCATCTCCAGTCGCAGCGCCGAGGAATGCGATTCGCTTCAGCAAAAGACCGGTATCCCCGTTATCGGCATCAGCTATCAAAACCAGCTGTTCACCGACAACGTGTATAAGTCCATCTCCTGTGTCGCCCAGGCGTTGGGAACCGAGAAGCACGCCGATCAGGTAATCGCGAAACTGAAGGAA
Proteins encoded:
- a CDS encoding reverse transcriptase family protein, translated to MELLPFNPIVKPSRVAPAQINSLRYLLRLHNLENPEESILYPSAHVAISSHNTAEIWLDHEKTTSLRKVPLYYKYRSVPKHSGGRRILSEPSSSLKSLQRWILRHCFTDDMVSPAAYAYRPGRSIQDCAAVHIGAKWLLKLDLKDFFGGISEARVYELFRAIGYKELVAFELARLTTFLPDKNIRRNIQALYNEKFEITPAARNYTKLEISIDSSSGPYPRYRGSAGKIIRGVLPQGAPTSGIIANICAGELDKELASLALYNGLRYSRYCDDLFFSPRPDHEHFDRSFAGLIIRDVNRAVLKHGFRINQGKTRVVPPGSKKLILGLQVDDSVRLDTAFKKNIDYHIRGIAKFGLQQHVAHTKGTPPPVLSFLNHLQGLIAFAKGIEYWYGETRETNLKRALSVGEVTR
- a CDS encoding ABC transporter substrate-binding protein, which translates into the protein MKRRLSLTTIIAFVACLCVCIPMLTACGSNSTKDAGSTSKAADNSSTKTVVDAYNRKVDVPVNAKTAATVGSGARFVVYAGAQDKLIAVTEMETKPEMNRPYAMAYKDLFASLPATSNGNHLLETNVNAEQLMDLKPDVIISSRSAEECDSLQQKTGIPVIGISYQNQLFTDNVYKSISCVAQALGTEKHADQVIAKLKEWNQDLKSRTSKIADADKPSVYVGAVNYKGAKSFTGTYANYAPLVELGANNVADQTGQKAAVDVDLEQIGKWDPDYMFLNAGNMDLMKADYAANPVFFDGLKAFKENHLYTQPFFNFNGTNIDTGICDTYFIGATIFPDKFSDVDLPAKYSEIYSTLVGVDFYKTMKEKGMDFKALSFK